The segment ATCCTTTGCTGCAATTTTAAGCATATAATCATAGGTGCCCGAAATACTGATTACTTCAAGCACTTCCGGTATTTTTAAAACTACATTTTCAAAACTTAATAAAGCCTTTTTCGATTGTTCTTTTAAAACTATATTACAATATACCAACAAGTTTAAACCCACTTTTTCTCTGTCAACCAAGGCTACGTATTTAGTAATCACTTTGTCTTGCTCCATCCGTCTTATACGTTCGTAAGTGGGTGTTGCTGAA is part of the Bacteroidota bacterium genome and harbors:
- a CDS encoding Lrp/AsnC family transcriptional regulator, which encodes MSQPDKFDIAILNILQQDSTISVKDIAEKIGLSATPTYERIRRMEQDKVITKYVALVDREKVGLNLLVYCNIVLKEQSKKALLSFENVVLKIPEVLEVISISGTYDYMLKIAAKDISSYNDFVVNIISNIPNIGQYHSSIVLKEVKKETAYKVL